In Pseudomonas sp. PDNC002, the DNA window CGGCCTTCCAGAAGGAGCTGAGCGCCAAGGGCTACGGCGATATCACCACGGAAATCCGCGAGGTGCCGCCGTTCTATTACGCCGAAACCTACCACCAGCAGTACCTGGCGAAAGTCCCCTACGGCTACTGCGGCCTGGGTGGCACGGGCGTCTGCCTGCCGGCGTAAGCAAAATTCGACTTTGGCCCAGTACATGGGCCATTTCGACAGGGAGAAGCCTCGAATTCCGCAGCCATCAAGGAAGCGTCAGAGGGCGTCTTTTGAAGAGGTCTGTAACACTTTCAACCTCCTTCAACACTTTCAGTAATGTCATGTCCCTGAACAAACAAATATTAGTTGGCCTGTTTACCACTGGTGTTCTCATCTCCTCCTGCCTCATATCCCCCTTAGGCGTCGCCGCGACGCTGAGTGCGGACAGCAATCCCAAATCAAACGCCTTGGCTCAGGCTAGAAAAGCGTTCGCGACCCAAGTCAATCTCGGCCATCTCAGCAACGATCCAGTCGAGGTTCCCCCTGATCCCAGCCTGAAGCTCATTACCTATCCATCCGCCGTAGGCAAACTCCCAGCCTATTTGAGCGCCGATCCGGGCGATGGGAAGCGTCATCCAGCCATAATCTGGATCACCGGTGGCGACGCAAACTCCATTGGCGATGTCTGGAGTCAGCAACCGGCAGATAACGACCAGAGCGCCTCAGCCTATCGCGCCGCTGGCATCATCACTATGTATCCCTCGCTACGCGGCGGTAACAGCAATCCGGGTCATACAGAAGGCTTCTATGGCGAAGTCGACGACGTCATAGCAGCGGCCGATTTTTTAGCCCAGCAACCCTATGTCGACCCGCAGCGAATCTATCTGGGGGGACACAGCACCGGTGGGGTCTTGACCCTACTGACGGCGGAAAGCTCATCGCGTTTTCGCGCGACGTTTTCGTTTGGCCCTCGTGCCTTCGGCAGCGGGTCGCCGACTTTTTTCAGCAAGGTAGATCTAATGAAGCTGGCCCCACAAGAAATCAGGCTACGCGCCCCGATTCTATGGCTGTCGTCGATCAAAACGCCTGTCTTTGTCATCGAAGGCATTGAAGGAATGAGCTACGACCTCGAACAGATGAGGGGGGCCTCCGAAAATCCCCATGTGCACTTCATCCGCATAGCTGGCGCCGACCACTTCTCTGGCCTGGGCGCCAGTAATCGAGTAATCGCACGCAAGGTTTTGGAAGACACTGGACCAACCTCACAGATCAGTCTTTCGGCCGAAGATATCGAGAAAGCGATGCGTTGACCGTCCATCGGACCTTCCGCGAGGCGCTCAGCGTTTACTGTTGGCGCCTCCTTTCACCGGCCAGTCCACCTGCCAGCTACCTTCGCTCTGCGCCAGCGTGTCCGCTAGCCACGGCAGCAGGCGGCGCAGCTCCTCGTCCAGCGGCCATGGCGGGTTGGCGATGACCAGGCCCGAGCCGTTCAGGCGGTCGGCGCTGGCCGCCGGGTGTACGCACAACTCCGCGCGCAACATCTTCGGCGCCGGGCTCTTCTCCAGGCGCTGGTAGAAGCGCTTGAGCTGGCGGGGATCCTTAATCGGATACCAGATGGCGACGACGGTCTGGCGCATCCGGCCGATGGCCTCGGCCAGTGCGGCCACGCAGCGTTCCAGATCGCCGGGCTGCTCGAAGGGCGGGGCGATCAGCAGCACGCCACGCTTCTCCACCACGGGCATGACGACCAGCGCGCACCCGCCTCCCGGGGGCGCGCCCCTGACTACCGAGCCTGACTCGTCCCACTCCGGCGGGCGATCAGGTTTCCGCTCATGGCATAGGACACGAAATAGATCGACATCGCCTCGCCATCCTCGGAAGCAGTCACCTGCATCTGGCGAACGAATGCATCGTTCTTGAACAACTGGATGTTCAGCACCCGGTCGGACAACTGCCGCACCGATACCTGGTTGATCTCCTGGCTCCCACGATAGGGCACCCGCGTTCCATCCAGCGGCGCCTCATAGGCTTCGCCGTTGCTCATGCGCACCGCCAGTTGCCCATCGGTAAAGTGGTA includes these proteins:
- a CDS encoding prolyl oligopeptidase family serine peptidase, whose protein sequence is MSLNKQILVGLFTTGVLISSCLISPLGVAATLSADSNPKSNALAQARKAFATQVNLGHLSNDPVEVPPDPSLKLITYPSAVGKLPAYLSADPGDGKRHPAIIWITGGDANSIGDVWSQQPADNDQSASAYRAAGIITMYPSLRGGNSNPGHTEGFYGEVDDVIAAADFLAQQPYVDPQRIYLGGHSTGGVLTLLTAESSSRFRATFSFGPRAFGSGSPTFFSKVDLMKLAPQEIRLRAPILWLSSIKTPVFVIEGIEGMSYDLEQMRGASENPHVHFIRIAGADHFSGLGASNRVIARKVLEDTGPTSQISLSAEDIEKAMR